In Bacteroidota bacterium, one DNA window encodes the following:
- a CDS encoding ATP-binding cassette domain-containing protein, translating to MHSILTVKNVSKKYASHVALNNVSLDIPSNCIFGLLGPNGAGKTSLIRIINQITGPDSGEIYFNGEKLSPKHTAEIGYLPEERGLYKKMSVGEQALYLAQLKGLKKSDAKKQLIEWFKKFDIYSWWDKKVEELSKGMQQKVQFITTVLHKPKLLILDEPFSGFDPINANLIKSEILHLKKEGTTIIFSTHNMGSVEELCDSIALINKSEKILDGSVKEIRKTFKSNMYELKFTGSSLAFANALWSGAKILDQKNEDELTSVTLQLQSDLKINQILQLILPVVELHHVNEIVPSMNDIFIQKVSETKTVGTQSNFTE from the coding sequence ATGCATTCCATTCTTACTGTAAAAAATGTTTCAAAAAAATATGCATCACACGTTGCATTAAACAATGTTTCATTGGACATTCCCTCCAATTGTATATTTGGATTGTTGGGTCCAAATGGAGCAGGTAAAACATCCCTTATTCGAATAATTAATCAAATAACAGGTCCTGATAGTGGTGAGATATATTTTAATGGCGAAAAACTCAGCCCCAAACACACTGCCGAAATTGGTTATTTGCCTGAAGAAAGAGGTTTGTATAAAAAAATGAGTGTAGGCGAACAAGCACTGTATTTGGCACAGCTAAAAGGATTAAAAAAAAGTGACGCAAAAAAACAATTGATAGAGTGGTTTAAAAAATTTGATATTTACTCGTGGTGGGATAAAAAAGTAGAAGAGCTTTCCAAGGGAATGCAGCAGAAAGTACAGTTTATCACAACCGTATTACATAAACCCAAACTACTAATACTAGACGAGCCTTTTAGTGGATTCGACCCAATCAATGCCAATCTAATAAAATCAGAAATTCTACATTTAAAAAAAGAAGGTACTACTATAATTTTTTCTACACACAACATGGGCTCAGTAGAAGAACTGTGCGATTCCATCGCACTAATTAACAAATCTGAAAAAATACTGGATGGCTCTGTAAAAGAAATAAGAAAAACTTTTAAATCAAATATGTATGAACTAAAGTTTACAGGAAGCTCTTTGGCTTTTGCAAATGCACTTTGGAGTGGAGCAAAAATACTAGATCAAAAAAATGAAGATGAACTCACTTCAGTTACGTTACAATTACAAAGCGATCTTAAAATAAATCAAATATTACAACTTATTTTACCGGTAGTAGAACTTCATCATGTAAACGAAATTGTGCCCAGCATGAATGATATTTTTATACAAAAAGTAAGCGAAACAAAAACTGTTGGCACACAATCAAATTTTACAGAATAA
- a CDS encoding ABC transporter permease: MKKIFLIIEREYLTRVKKKSFLLMTILGPILLAAVAIVPVWISGVADKTRTIVVVDETHSFRELMRSTQNLRFDYNFIDANIDSVKSIFKNDENVSILFIPKNIMASNNAILYSTEQPGVQRISYLSSSLSSIIEKSKMELENVDPSIVDKVKTTIHIKNSVDDETSDVGLNTAVGLLCAVLIYMFIFIYAAQVMRGVMEEKTSRIVEIIISSVKPFQLMMGKIIGVALVGLTQFVVWIVLSLTLFSVSQNAFMKSRISSDKIEHVYKTASPDMEQKFNKVEMTEKGKEIFSNILRINWPLIISSFLFYFLFGYLTYSALFAAIGAAVDSEADTQQFMLPITIPLILCFSLMNNIIENPDGPIAFWLSIFPLTSPLAMMMRIPFGIQAWELALSMSVLIGGFIGTTWIAGKIYRTGILLYGKKITYKELWKWLFYKS, from the coding sequence ATGAAAAAAATATTTCTAATTATTGAACGAGAATACTTAACACGCGTTAAGAAAAAATCGTTTCTACTAATGACAATCCTTGGCCCAATCTTACTTGCTGCAGTTGCTATTGTCCCCGTTTGGATTAGTGGAGTTGCAGACAAAACAAGAACAATTGTGGTGGTGGATGAGACACACAGTTTCAGAGAATTGATGCGCAGCACACAAAACCTTCGATTTGATTATAATTTTATTGATGCCAATATAGATTCTGTAAAAAGCATTTTCAAAAACGATGAAAATGTATCTATCCTTTTCATCCCTAAAAACATTATGGCATCAAATAATGCAATTCTATATTCTACTGAACAGCCAGGAGTGCAACGAATATCGTATCTATCTAGCTCTCTTTCTTCTATCATTGAAAAATCTAAAATGGAGTTAGAGAACGTAGATCCATCTATTGTGGATAAAGTGAAAACTACCATTCATATAAAAAATAGTGTGGATGATGAAACAAGCGATGTTGGACTTAACACTGCAGTAGGACTGTTGTGTGCAGTATTAATATACATGTTTATATTCATTTACGCAGCACAAGTAATGAGAGGTGTAATGGAAGAAAAAACATCGAGAATTGTAGAAATTATAATTTCTTCTGTTAAGCCATTTCAACTAATGATGGGAAAAATAATTGGAGTTGCGCTTGTAGGTCTTACACAATTTGTGGTCTGGATTGTACTATCGCTTACGCTTTTTTCTGTTTCGCAAAATGCTTTTATGAAATCGAGAATAAGCAGCGATAAAATTGAACACGTGTATAAAACGGCATCGCCAGACATGGAGCAAAAATTCAATAAAGTTGAAATGACAGAAAAAGGAAAAGAAATATTCTCTAATATTTTACGTATAAACTGGCCATTAATAATAAGCAGTTTCTTATTCTATTTTCTGTTTGGATACCTTACCTACAGTGCATTATTTGCTGCCATTGGAGCTGCCGTAGATAGCGAAGCCGACACTCAACAATTTATGCTTCCAATTACCATACCGCTTATTTTATGTTTTTCCTTGATGAACAATATTATTGAAAATCCAGATGGTCCTATTGCATTTTGGTTATCTATATTTCCACTTACATCTCCATTAGCCATGATGATGCGCATTCCCTTTGGTATTCAAGCATGGGAGTTAGCTTTGTCTATGAGTGTATTGATTGGAGGATTCATTGGAACAACTTGGATTGCAGGTAAAATATACCGAACAGGAATTTTGTTGTACGGCAAAAAAATTACATACAAAGAATTATGGAAGTGGTTATTTTACAAATCTTAA
- a CDS encoding exopolyphosphatase encodes MPIAIIDLGTNTFNLLIVKITNQRAERIFSTKIAVRLGEGGISKKHISEAAEHRAIQALRQYKNTCDTYNVKNIFAFATSAIREATNGKELVKKIAANTNIVVNIINGDKEAELIYHGVKKAVELTDAPSLIMDIGGGSTEFIIANKTTILWKQSFLLGVARLLEVIKPSDPIQQQEIENTITHFENTLSSLFQKIELLQPIELVGSSGSFDTFAEMITQKNGAQFDVEKQTSYLFKLEDFKATHQFLLKSTQQERLQTPGLVPMRADMIVLGSIFVNYILEKTNLKKMRLSTFSLKEGVLDRIINNDL; translated from the coding sequence TTGCCAATAGCAATAATTGATTTAGGAACAAACACATTTAATCTTTTGATCGTAAAGATTACTAACCAACGTGCTGAAAGAATATTTAGCACCAAAATTGCCGTACGATTAGGAGAAGGTGGTATTTCTAAAAAACACATTTCGGAAGCTGCAGAACATAGAGCCATTCAAGCTCTAAGACAATACAAAAACACATGCGATACCTACAACGTAAAAAACATATTTGCTTTTGCTACTTCTGCCATAAGAGAGGCAACCAACGGAAAGGAATTGGTTAAGAAAATTGCGGCAAACACCAATATAGTTGTTAATATTATTAATGGTGATAAAGAGGCCGAACTTATTTACCACGGGGTAAAAAAAGCCGTTGAGCTTACAGATGCACCAAGCCTCATTATGGATATTGGGGGAGGAAGTACCGAATTTATTATTGCAAATAAAACAACAATACTCTGGAAACAAAGTTTCCTACTAGGCGTTGCCAGATTACTGGAAGTGATTAAACCAAGCGACCCAATACAACAACAAGAAATAGAAAATACAATTACTCATTTCGAAAATACACTCTCTTCCCTATTTCAAAAAATAGAATTACTACAACCTATCGAACTTGTAGGCTCTTCAGGGTCATTTGATACTTTTGCAGAAATGATAACCCAAAAAAATGGAGCTCAATTTGATGTAGAAAAGCAAACATCGTATCTATTTAAACTAGAAGACTTTAAAGCTACTCATCAATTTTTATTAAAATCTACACAGCAGGAAAGATTGCAAACTCCTGGACTCGTGCCCATGAGAGCCGACATGATTGTACTGGGAAGTATTTTCGTAAATTATATTTTAGAAAAAACCAACTTAAAAAAAATGAGATTGTCTACCTTTTCATTAAAAGAAGGAGTATTAGATAGAATAATTAACAACGATTTATAA
- a CDS encoding sigma-54-dependent Fis family transcriptional regulator: MSSAKILLIDDEKSIRKTLRDILEFENYKIDEAVDGIEGIEKASKEKYDVILCDIKMPKMDGIEVLTKLQDITPESSIIMISGHGTIETAVEAVKKGAYDFISKPPDLNRLLVTLRNALDKSTLVKETKTLKKKIAKTIDIVGESKGITQIKEMIDRVAPTDARVLVTGSNGSGKELVARWIHEKSNRCNGPLIEVNCAAIPGELIESELFGHEKGAFTSAVAQRKGKFELAEAGTLFLDEIGDMSLSAQAKVLRALQENKITRVGGDKEIKVNVRIVAATNKDLTKEIEKGNFREDLYHRLSVIVIHVPSLNDRRDDIPLLIEHFNNQICSDYGIPTKSFTKEAIKELQKINWTGNIRELRNVTERLIILCDKSISDKDVLAYAKK; the protein is encoded by the coding sequence ATGAGCAGTGCAAAAATTTTACTCATTGATGACGAAAAAAGTATTCGCAAAACACTTCGTGACATTCTAGAGTTTGAAAACTATAAAATAGATGAAGCCGTTGATGGAATTGAAGGGATAGAAAAAGCTTCGAAAGAAAAGTACGATGTAATTTTGTGCGACATAAAAATGCCAAAAATGGATGGCATAGAAGTATTAACGAAGTTGCAAGATATAACTCCGGAAAGCTCTATAATAATGATATCCGGACACGGCACAATAGAAACAGCAGTAGAGGCGGTAAAAAAAGGCGCTTACGATTTTATTTCAAAACCACCTGATTTAAATCGCTTACTAGTAACACTAAGAAATGCGCTAGACAAATCGACTCTCGTAAAAGAAACAAAGACTCTAAAAAAGAAAATTGCTAAAACAATAGATATAGTAGGCGAATCGAAAGGGATTACGCAAATAAAAGAAATGATTGACAGAGTTGCTCCTACCGATGCGCGTGTATTGGTTACAGGAAGTAATGGTAGTGGGAAGGAACTAGTTGCAAGATGGATACATGAAAAAAGCAACCGTTGCAATGGCCCATTAATTGAGGTTAATTGCGCTGCAATTCCCGGAGAGCTTATTGAAAGCGAACTTTTCGGACATGAAAAGGGTGCATTTACCTCTGCTGTTGCACAAAGAAAAGGAAAATTTGAACTTGCAGAAGCAGGAACATTATTTCTAGATGAAATTGGAGACATGAGTCTCTCTGCGCAAGCAAAGGTTTTACGAGCATTACAAGAAAATAAAATTACACGAGTTGGTGGCGATAAAGAAATAAAAGTAAATGTGCGTATTGTAGCAGCTACCAATAAAGATTTAACAAAAGAAATAGAAAAAGGAAACTTTAGAGAAGACTTGTACCATCGTTTAAGCGTAATTGTTATCCACGTCCCCTCTCTTAATGACAGAAGAGACGACATCCCACTATTAATCGAACACTTCAACAACCAAATTTGTAGCGATTATGGTATTCCAACCAAATCATTTACGAAAGAAGCCATTAAAGAACTACAAAAAATAAATTGGACCGGAAATATAAGAGAACTTAGAAACGTAACAGAGCGCTTAATTATCTTATGCGACAAATCGATTTCAGACAAAGATGTTCTAGCATACGCAAAAAAATAG
- a CDS encoding heavy-metal-associated domain-containing protein, translating into MALHKATLLIEGMTCGHCQKKVLAILENTPGVVSSTVSLQEKNAFVEFKEERVSIDTILHAINETEIYTAQLTS; encoded by the coding sequence ATGGCACTACACAAAGCAACTTTATTAATAGAAGGAATGACATGCGGTCATTGTCAAAAGAAAGTACTTGCAATTCTTGAGAATACGCCTGGTGTAGTTTCGTCAACAGTTTCTTTGCAAGAAAAAAATGCTTTTGTTGAATTTAAAGAAGAGCGGGTTTCGATTGATACAATCTTACATGCAATTAATGAAACTGAAATTTATACTGCTCAACTAACATCTTAA
- a CDS encoding glycosyltransferase, which translates to MNQTIHIVAFDVPYPPNYGGVIDIFYKIKKLHQVGVKIILHCFDYGRGQQKELENYCQTIHYYKRNLSKRLFFSPLPFIVASRASNELIKNLCTDNFPILFEGLHCCFYLNDSRLKNRKKIVRTHNIEHDYYQQLASVEKKIWKRMYFLNEAKKLKKFENNLASANVLAAISPNDYIHIQNLKFETQKSIYLPAFHGFDNVDISLNTEKFCLFHGNLSVGENNEAAIFLAKKVFNNLSVPLVIAGSNPSKELVELAQNNDNITLKANISTNEINDLIAKAQINILPTHQGTGIKLKLLAALFRGKHCLVNTTMVENTGLEDLCIIANSASEFKKEINRLINTPFREQDIQKREQTLDPFNPQKNIKDLISAIF; encoded by the coding sequence TTGAATCAAACTATACATATTGTTGCCTTTGATGTGCCCTACCCACCAAACTATGGAGGTGTTATTGATATTTTTTATAAAATAAAAAAACTGCATCAAGTTGGAGTAAAAATTATTTTGCATTGCTTTGACTATGGACGAGGGCAACAAAAAGAACTAGAAAATTATTGCCAAACCATACATTATTACAAACGAAATTTATCAAAACGGTTGTTTTTTAGTCCGCTTCCGTTTATAGTTGCCTCTAGAGCTTCCAACGAACTTATCAAAAATTTGTGTACAGATAATTTTCCAATCTTGTTCGAAGGTCTTCACTGTTGCTTCTACCTAAATGATAGCAGATTAAAGAATAGAAAAAAAATTGTACGCACGCACAATATAGAACACGACTACTACCAACAACTTGCTTCAGTTGAAAAAAAAATATGGAAACGAATGTATTTTTTAAATGAAGCTAAAAAACTAAAGAAATTCGAAAACAATCTTGCATCTGCCAATGTATTGGCGGCAATTTCGCCCAACGACTATATACATATTCAAAATTTGAAATTTGAAACTCAAAAATCGATATACCTTCCTGCTTTTCATGGTTTCGACAATGTTGACATTTCATTAAATACAGAAAAATTTTGTTTATTTCATGGCAATCTTTCGGTTGGCGAAAACAACGAAGCTGCCATTTTTTTAGCAAAAAAAGTATTTAACAACTTATCCGTTCCACTAGTAATAGCGGGAAGTAATCCATCCAAAGAGCTAGTAGAATTGGCACAAAATAACGACAACATCACACTAAAAGCAAACATATCTACTAACGAGATAAACGATTTAATTGCAAAAGCTCAAATAAACATATTACCTACACACCAAGGGACAGGAATAAAACTAAAATTATTGGCAGCACTTTTCAGGGGCAAACATTGTTTAGTAAATACTACAATGGTAGAAAACACCGGATTGGAGGATTTGTGCATTATTGCGAATAGCGCGTCAGAATTTAAAAAAGAAATAAACAGGTTAATAAATACTCCATTTAGAGAACAGGATATTCAAAAAAGAGAACAAACATTAGACCCATTCAACCCACAAAAAAACATCAAAGATTTAATTTCAGCTATCTTTTAG
- a CDS encoding ATP-binding cassette domain-containing protein, protein MGLDTIINLDKVSIFQKHNLILSELTIAIDKGEMVYLLGKTGSGKSSLLKTLYAELPLMQGESEIAGYNLKTIKRKEIPYLRRKLGIVFQDFQLLTDRSILENLFFVMKATGWKEKDKMEQRAQVVLEKVGLSTKGFKMPHELSGGEQQRVSIARALINDPEVILADEPTGNLDPETSEGIIKLLLDISKNGRAVLIATHDVLQYSKFPSRTLKCENGSIIDSKR, encoded by the coding sequence ATGGGTTTAGACACAATCATCAATTTAGATAAGGTTTCTATTTTTCAGAAGCATAATTTAATTCTGAGCGAATTAACTATTGCAATTGATAAAGGAGAAATGGTTTATCTGTTGGGAAAAACGGGGAGTGGTAAAAGTAGTTTACTTAAAACATTGTATGCCGAACTGCCCTTGATGCAAGGAGAATCGGAGATTGCAGGATATAATTTGAAAACAATTAAAAGAAAAGAGATTCCCTATTTGAGAAGAAAGTTGGGTATCGTTTTTCAAGATTTTCAATTATTAACCGATAGAAGTATTTTAGAGAACTTGTTTTTTGTAATGAAAGCAACCGGTTGGAAAGAGAAAGATAAGATGGAGCAACGCGCGCAAGTGGTTTTGGAGAAAGTTGGGCTAAGTACCAAAGGGTTTAAAATGCCCCACGAATTGTCAGGTGGAGAGCAGCAGCGAGTTTCGATTGCACGTGCATTAATAAATGACCCGGAGGTTATACTTGCTGACGAGCCAACGGGAAATCTTGACCCGGAAACGTCCGAAGGGATTATTAAACTTTTGCTGGATATCAGTAAAAATGGAAGGGCTGTATTAATTGCAACGCATGACGTGTTGCAATACTCCAAGTTCCCGTCTCGCACCTTGAAGTGTGAAAATGGAAGTATTATTGATTCTAAAAGATAG
- a CDS encoding tetratricopeptide repeat protein, with product MKKLFLHINIAQISLCFLLALVLFFICASSAYGQTTTIYTNEDAVFKQALELFQKQKYGSAQNLFTSVIKKRKSEDLVKADAQYYHAACAIELFNKDGELLLRNFIEQHPESPKIKLAYFYLGKNNFRKKKYKEALEWFKLVDVYHLPIEARYEFYFKRGYSFFEEKDFEKAKTDFFEIKDVDTKFTPAAVYYYAHISYNEKNYETAVQGFLKLLGSSEFGGVVPYYITQIYYLQEKYDDAIFFGTPLLDSSNTQRVHEIAKIIGESYFKTDRYKEAIPHFVRYEKAVGRLTQDDYYKIGFSYYKLNEIDNAIKYFQNATAGNEENITLQTALYHLGDCYIKKDKKKAAQSSFYAASKMDFDLQMQEDAMYSYAKLCYELSFNPFNEAIDAFKTYIINYPKSTRIDEAYNYLLNGYITTKNYGEAIKSIESIINPTEEFKHVYQKVTYYKAIDLYNNQQIDSAIKYFNKSLTERHDKNITAYCNYWKGECYYRKKNYPKAIEEYKLFIESPGAVNLSEFVLVNYNTAYCYFELKDYTNSNLWFRKYTNNTTVTDLKKLNDAYNRIGDSYFMIRNYDGAANAYGQAIKINLLDIDYAMYQRAMALGVEKKFEDKISSLQSILINFPNSTFAPPSKYELAKTYLVLGKENEALTYYKKLVSEYPNSSYVTKALSQIGLIYFNKQQDDESMKYFDMVIKRDRKSVEAMEALDFVKKIFIAKNDVEGMRKYYEDASVTISDGALDSISFEIGKKHYAERDCENAVKDFTKYLQKFSDGIFTLDASFYKAECEYKSGYLESALTGYNYIIQKQKNIFTESSLVSSASINFKLKKYTEAAANYAAIESQAEQQANIHNAKIALMRCYFELKRYNEAIAYSTKVLGLEKISTDISDEAHITIARSNMALEKYDDALVEYTSIAQNSKSDKGAEAIYEIAYIQFLKTEFKESEKTIFQLVNSDNASSYWITKGLILLADNYQAKNDLFQAKHTLKSVIENTDIEDLKKIAEQKFNSILELEQKQIPVLKAEDLKVEYKTNSLEYQNLFQEPAINDSIQK from the coding sequence ATGAAAAAATTATTCTTACATATAAACATCGCTCAAATTAGCCTCTGCTTTTTGTTGGCACTAGTGCTATTTTTCATTTGCGCTTCGAGTGCTTACGGACAAACAACAACAATCTATACAAACGAAGATGCCGTGTTTAAGCAAGCTCTCGAATTGTTTCAAAAACAAAAATATGGCTCTGCTCAAAATCTTTTTACATCTGTAATAAAAAAAAGAAAGTCGGAAGATTTGGTAAAAGCCGATGCCCAATACTATCATGCAGCATGCGCCATAGAACTGTTCAATAAAGATGGAGAACTACTTCTAAGAAATTTCATTGAACAACATCCGGAGAGTCCGAAAATAAAACTAGCCTACTTCTATCTTGGCAAAAATAATTTTAGAAAAAAGAAGTACAAGGAAGCATTGGAATGGTTTAAACTAGTTGATGTTTATCATTTACCAATTGAAGCCAGGTACGAATTTTACTTTAAACGTGGGTATAGCTTCTTTGAAGAAAAAGATTTTGAAAAAGCAAAAACAGATTTTTTTGAAATTAAGGACGTAGATACAAAGTTTACACCCGCTGCAGTATACTACTATGCGCACATTTCGTATAACGAAAAAAATTATGAAACAGCCGTTCAAGGATTCCTAAAGCTTCTCGGGAGTTCTGAGTTTGGAGGAGTTGTACCATACTACATTACTCAAATTTACTACTTGCAAGAAAAATATGATGATGCTATTTTCTTCGGCACTCCACTACTCGATTCTAGTAACACCCAAAGAGTACATGAGATAGCAAAAATAATTGGCGAAAGCTATTTTAAAACAGACCGATACAAAGAAGCTATTCCACACTTTGTTAGATATGAAAAAGCAGTGGGACGCTTAACACAAGATGATTACTACAAAATAGGATTCTCATACTATAAGCTAAATGAAATTGACAATGCAATCAAATATTTTCAAAATGCTACTGCGGGCAACGAAGAAAACATTACGCTTCAAACGGCACTCTATCACCTAGGCGATTGCTATATTAAAAAAGACAAGAAAAAAGCTGCACAGAGCTCATTCTATGCAGCATCTAAAATGGATTTTGATTTGCAAATGCAAGAAGATGCAATGTACAGTTATGCAAAACTGTGTTACGAATTATCCTTCAATCCTTTTAATGAGGCAATTGATGCATTTAAAACCTATATTATCAATTATCCAAAATCAACTAGAATTGATGAAGCCTACAACTACTTGCTGAATGGCTATATTACAACTAAAAACTATGGTGAAGCAATAAAATCAATAGAATCAATCATAAATCCTACGGAAGAATTTAAGCATGTATATCAAAAAGTAACCTACTACAAAGCCATCGACCTATACAACAACCAACAAATTGATTCTGCTATTAAATACTTTAACAAATCGCTAACCGAACGACACGATAAAAACATTACTGCATATTGCAACTATTGGAAGGGCGAATGTTACTACAGAAAAAAGAATTACCCAAAAGCAATTGAAGAATATAAATTATTTATTGAAAGCCCCGGAGCTGTTAATCTTAGCGAATTTGTACTTGTAAATTACAACACTGCTTACTGCTACTTCGAATTGAAAGATTATACAAATTCAAATCTTTGGTTTAGAAAATACACAAACAATACAACAGTAACGGATTTAAAAAAATTAAATGATGCATACAATCGCATAGGCGACAGTTATTTTATGATTCGAAACTATGACGGAGCTGCAAATGCCTATGGACAAGCTATAAAAATAAATTTACTTGACATAGACTATGCAATGTATCAGCGAGCAATGGCTTTAGGCGTAGAGAAAAAATTTGAGGACAAAATCAGTTCGCTACAAAGCATACTCATCAACTTTCCCAACTCAACATTTGCACCACCCTCTAAATATGAGCTAGCAAAAACTTACTTAGTATTGGGTAAGGAAAATGAGGCACTAACGTATTACAAAAAATTAGTAAGCGAATACCCCAACAGTAGTTACGTAACCAAAGCCCTTAGTCAAATTGGATTGATTTATTTCAACAAACAACAAGATGACGAATCGATGAAATACTTCGACATGGTAATAAAGCGTGATAGAAAATCTGTTGAAGCCATGGAAGCCCTTGATTTCGTTAAAAAAATATTCATTGCCAAAAATGATGTAGAAGGCATGAGAAAATATTATGAAGATGCATCTGTAACTATATCAGACGGAGCACTTGATAGCATTAGCTTTGAAATAGGCAAAAAACACTATGCCGAAAGAGATTGCGAAAATGCAGTAAAAGATTTCACTAAATATTTACAAAAATTCTCTGACGGAATATTCACACTCGATGCCTCTTTTTACAAAGCAGAGTGCGAGTACAAATCGGGGTACCTAGAAAGTGCGTTAACCGGCTATAACTACATTATTCAAAAACAAAAAAACATCTTTACAGAATCCTCTCTAGTTAGTTCCGCTAGTATCAATTTCAAACTAAAGAAATATACCGAAGCCGCTGCAAACTATGCTGCTATTGAATCTCAAGCCGAACAACAAGCAAATATTCACAATGCTAAAATTGCGTTGATGCGTTGCTACTTCGAACTAAAAAGATACAATGAAGCAATTGCTTACTCAACCAAAGTTCTAGGGTTGGAAAAAATTTCGACAGATATATCTGACGAAGCTCACATAACCATTGCTCGTAGTAACATGGCTCTTGAAAAATACGATGATGCGTTAGTAGAATATACTTCCATTGCCCAAAACTCGAAAAGCGATAAAGGCGCGGAAGCCATTTATGAAATAGCATATATCCAATTCTTAAAAACCGAATTTAAGGAATCGGAAAAAACTATATTTCAATTGGTAAATTCAGATAATGCAAGTTCCTATTGGATTACCAAAGGGTTGATTCTACTAGCCGACAACTACCAAGCCAAAAATGATTTATTCCAAGCAAAACACACACTTAAAAGTGTAATAGAAAATACCGACATAGAAGATTTGAAGAAAATTGCAGAGCAAAAATTTAATTCTATTCTAGAACTAGAGCAGAAACAAATTCCTGTGCTAAAAGCCGAAGATTTAAAAGTAGAATACAAAACCAATTCTTTAGAATACCAAAACTTGTTTCAAGAACCAGCAATAAACGATAGCATTCAAAAATAA